The following coding sequences are from one Salvia hispanica cultivar TCC Black 2014 chromosome 3, UniMelb_Shisp_WGS_1.0, whole genome shotgun sequence window:
- the LOC125209458 gene encoding MADS-box protein GGM13-like — MGRKKLTMRRIENPTSRQLTYTKRKEGIIKKAGELAVLCDTDVALIMFSPSGRLASNKRIEDILLRFVDRPDELRGGPINHEEAKLLGNQLSHERTENVEMQAAMMQMDDALTSHSAEGNHARVRSNMDENQSRSSSAEPHLSLGFIESQKMWNKSWNIY, encoded by the exons ATGGGACGGAAGAAGCTCACCATGAGGCGGATCGAAAACCCCACCTCCAGACAACTAACTTATACGAAGCGCAAGGAGGGCATCATCAAGAAGGCCGGCGAGCTTGCAGTGTTGTGTGACACCGACGTCGCCCTCATCATGTTTTCACCCTCCGGTCGCCTTGCTAGCAACAAAAG AATTGAGGATATACTTCTTCGATTTGTTGACAGGCCAGATGAGCTTAGAGGAGG GCCTATCAATCACGAAGAG GCCAAACTGCTAGGCAATCAACTTAGTCATGAAAGGACTGAAAATGTTGAG aTGCAGGCAGCAATGATGCAAATGGATGATGCATTGACTAGTCACTCTGCTGAGGGAAACCATGCTCG GGTGAGGTCAAATATGGATGAAAATCAGAGTAGATCAAGCTCTGCAGAGCCTCATCTTAGCCTAGGCTTCATTGAATCACAGAAGATGTGGAATAAGTCATGGAATATATATTGA
- the LOC125209459 gene encoding agamous-like MADS-box protein AGL104, protein MGRKKLSMRLIENPTSRQLTYNKRKEGIIKKAGELAVLCDTDVALIMFAPSGRLASFASNGRTEDILLRFVDRPDELRGGPINHQEFLSQKLKQLKYEGEMLEKIAVYYAPNVEKINSALEAGVYQQFLTTAIQRIQTSKI, encoded by the exons ATGGGAAGAAAGAAGCTCTCCATGAGGCTAATCGAAAACCCCACCTCCAGACAACTCACTTATAATAAGCGCAAGGAGGGCATCATCAAGAAAGCCGGCGAGCTTGCAGTGCTGTGTGACACCGACGTCGCCCTCATCATGTTTGCACCGTCTGGCCGCCTTGCTAGCTTCGCTAGCAATGGAAg AACTGAGGATATACTACTTCGATTTGTTGACAGGCCAGATGAGCTTAGAGGAGG GCCTATCAATCACCAAGAG tttttGTCTCAAAAACTGAAACAATTGAAGTATGAAGGTGAAATGCTGGAGAAGATAGCAGT GTATTATGCACCTAACGttgaaaaaatcaattcaGCTCTTGAAGCAGGAGTTTATCAACAATTTCTTACAACTGCTATTCAACGTATCCAGACATCAAAG ATATGA